One stretch of Miscanthus floridulus cultivar M001 chromosome 18, ASM1932011v1, whole genome shotgun sequence DNA includes these proteins:
- the LOC136523737 gene encoding uncharacterized protein: protein MDRGQRLASGLGRGRAGRTGPDAQGQGRAGGAAPPSRAMGAHRRGLRGCGGARRGGCGGCGGARRGGSRGCGGGAGEPRCRLGLRGGAPRGLGVLGLAARGGWGVGGGAGRGLKSFGLRESADRRAWGGAREGSAGYCGAALGTGARWRAALRGLRGRAARAVETQWRWAGERCGGARRAAAAEGAGGGGVAHGRGGLADFQYAGKNFVQLLFKFKWLNSTYFSSY, encoded by the exons ATGGACAGGGGCCAGCGGCTTGCCTCGGGGCTGGGGAGGGGGCGCGCTGGCCGGACGGGCCCCGACGCGCAGGGACAGGGGCGCGCCGGTGGGGCCGCGCCGCCGTCTCGAGCTATGGGGGCGCACCGGCGGGGCCTGCGGGGCTgcgggggcgcgcggcgcgggggctgcgggggctgcgggggcgcgcggcgcgggggctcGCGGGGCTGCGGGGGGGGCGCCGGCGAGCCGCGATGCCGTCTCGGGCTACGGGGGGGCGCACCGCGGGGCCTGGGGGTGCTGGGGCTCGCGGCTCGTGGGGGTTGGGGGGTGGGAGGGGGCGCGGGGCGGGGCCTGAAGTCGTTCGGGCTGCGGGAGAGCGCCGACCGGCGGGCCTGGGGGGGCGCGCGCGAGGGGTCTGCGGGCTACTGCGGGGCGGCGCTGGGGACGGGGGCTCGGTGGCGCGCGGCGCTGCGGGGGCTGCGGGGGCGCGCGGCGAGGGCTGTGGAGACGCAGTGGCGCTGGGCCGGCGAGCGCTGTGGGGGCGCGCGGCGAGCGGCAGCGGCAGAGGGAGCTGGCGGCGGCGGGGTAGCGCACGGGCGGGGCGGGCTGGCCG ATTTTCAGTATGCCGGAAAGAATTTTGTGCAACTACTTTTCAAGTTCAAGTGGCTCAACTCCACATACTTTTCAAGTTATTAG
- the LOC136522174 gene encoding anthranilate O-methyltransferase 2-like isoform X1, whose protein sequence is MPMRIERDLHMATGNGESSYTKNSRIQEKAMFQIKPVLEEATREVYTALLPKTMVVADLGCSSGPNTLRFVSEVIGIIARHCKELDRRHDRPPQLQFFLNDLPGNDFNNLFQLIEQFNKSTARKHKGEAEAGALPPSYITGLPGSYYTRIFPSESVYLFHSLFCLQWRSQAPEQLKGTKKTCLDIYITKTMSPSMVKLFQQQFQKDFSLFLKLRYEELVSGGQMVLTFIGRKHEDVLTGESNHLYGLLAQSLKSLVDEGLVEKEKLESFYLPMYSPSVGEVEATVKQVGLFNMNHVKVFETNWDPYDDSESDVVHNSIRSGENVAKCLRAVMEPLVASQFGEAILDKLFQEYARRVAKHLENEKTKHAVLVLSLKKPIHV, encoded by the exons ATGCCAATGAGAATCGAGCGTGATCTCCACATGGCCACGGGGAATGGAGAAAGTAGCTACACAAAAAACTCTAGGATTCAA GAGAAAGCTATGTTTCAGATTAAGCCGGTCCTTGAGGAGGCCACTAGAGAAGTATACACAGCTCTCCTCCCTAAAACCATGGTCGTGGCCGACTTAGGCTGCTCATCGGGGCCTAACACACTGCGCTTCGTTTCCGAGGTGATTGGCATCATAGCTCGCCATTGCAAGGAACTCGACCGACGACATGACCGCCCGCCACAGCTTCAGTTCTTCCTGAATGACCTGCCCGGAAACGACTTCAACAATCTCTTCCAGCTGATCGAGCAGTTCAATAAGTCGACGGCAAGAAAACACAAGGGAGAGGCAGAGGCAGGGGCACTGCCTCCGTCCTATATCACCGGGTTGCCGGGCTCCTACTACACTAGGATCTTCCCTAGTGAAAGCGTCTACCTTTTCCACTCTTTGTTCTGCCTTCAGTGGCGCTCTCAG gcaccGGAGCAACTGAAGGGCACCAAAAAAACATGCCTAGATATCTATATCACAAAGACTATGTCACCATCGATGGTGAAGCTGTTTCAACAGCAGTTTCAGAAGGACTTCTCCCTCTTCCTCAAGCTACGCTACGAGGAGCTCGTGTCTGGCGGCCAAATGGTTCTAACATTTATTGGAAGGAAGCATGAGGATGTGCTCACTGGAGAGTCCAACCATCTTTACGGATTGCTTGCGCAGTCGCTGAAATCCCTAGTTGATGAG GGTCTTGTGGAGAAGGAAAAGCTTGAGTCATTCTATCTACCGATGTACTCACCATCGGTTGGTGAAGTGGAGGCAACAGTGAAGCAAGTTGGGTTGTTCAACATGAATCATGTCAAAGTATTCGAGACAAATTGGGATCCCTACGATGACTCGGAAAGTGATGTTGTGCATAACAGTATTAGGAGCGGTGAAAATGTCGCTAAGTGCCTACGAGCAGTGATGGAGCCGCTGGTTGCAAGCCAATTTGGAGAAGCCATACTCGACAAGTTATTCCAAGAGTACGCTCGCCGTGTTGCCAAACACCTTGAGAATGAGAAAACCAAGCATGCTGTGCTCGTCCTGTCCTTGAAGAAACCAATCCATGTGTGA
- the LOC136522174 gene encoding anthranilate O-methyltransferase 2-like isoform X2, producing MATGNGETNYTKNSRIQEKAMFQIKPVLEEATREVYTALLPKTMVVADLGCSSGPNTLRFVSEVIGIIARHCKELDRRHDRPPQLQFFLNDLPGNDFNNLFQLIEQFNKSTARKHKGEAEAGALPPSYITGLPGSYYTRIFPSESVYLFHSLFCLQWRSQAPEQLKGTKKTCLDIYITKTMSPSMVKLFQQQFQKDFSLFLKLRYEELVSGGQMVLTFIGRKHEDVLTGESNHLYGLLAQSLKSLVDEGLVEKEKLESFYLPMYSPSVGEVEATVKQVGLFNMNHVKVFETNWDPYDDSESDVVHNSIRSGENVAKCLRAVMEPLVASQFGEAILDKLFQEYARRVAKHLENEKTKHAVLVLSLKKPIHV from the exons ATGGCCACAGGGAACGGAGAAACTAACTACACAAAAAATTCTAGGATTCAA GAGAAAGCTATGTTTCAGATTAAGCCGGTCCTTGAGGAGGCCACTAGAGAAGTATACACAGCTCTCCTCCCTAAAACCATGGTCGTGGCCGACTTAGGCTGCTCATCGGGGCCTAACACACTGCGCTTCGTTTCCGAGGTGATTGGCATCATAGCTCGCCATTGCAAGGAACTCGACCGACGACATGACCGCCCGCCACAGCTTCAGTTCTTCCTGAATGACCTGCCCGGAAACGACTTCAACAATCTCTTCCAGCTGATCGAGCAGTTCAATAAGTCGACGGCAAGAAAACACAAGGGAGAGGCAGAGGCAGGGGCACTGCCTCCGTCCTATATCACCGGGTTGCCGGGCTCCTACTACACTAGGATCTTCCCTAGTGAAAGCGTCTACCTTTTCCACTCTTTGTTCTGCCTTCAGTGGCGCTCTCAG gcaccGGAGCAACTGAAGGGCACCAAAAAAACATGCCTAGATATCTATATCACAAAGACTATGTCACCATCGATGGTGAAGCTGTTTCAACAGCAGTTTCAGAAGGACTTCTCCCTCTTCCTCAAGCTACGCTACGAGGAGCTCGTGTCTGGCGGCCAAATGGTTCTAACATTTATTGGAAGGAAGCATGAGGATGTGCTCACTGGAGAGTCCAACCATCTTTACGGATTGCTTGCGCAGTCGCTGAAATCCCTAGTTGATGAG GGTCTTGTGGAGAAGGAAAAGCTTGAGTCATTCTATCTACCGATGTACTCACCATCGGTTGGTGAAGTGGAGGCAACAGTGAAGCAAGTTGGGTTGTTCAACATGAATCATGTCAAAGTATTCGAGACAAATTGGGATCCCTACGATGACTCGGAAAGTGATGTTGTGCATAACAGTATTAGGAGCGGTGAAAATGTCGCTAAGTGCCTACGAGCAGTGATGGAGCCGCTGGTTGCAAGCCAATTTGGAGAAGCCATACTCGACAAGTTATTCCAAGAGTACGCTCGCCGTGTTGCCAAACACCTTGAGAATGAGAAAACCAAGCATGCTGTGCTCGTCCTGTCCTTGAAGAAACCAATCCATGTGTGA